CGAACACCGAGATGCTCCCCGTCGCAGGGCCTTCCGGTGGATGGGACGCAGAGGAATCGGCGATCGGGGCCCAGCCGTCCGACGGGCTCGGAGCCCATCCCATGTCGGCGGTGGCCCACGAGGGCGGCGGGACTTCGGCGGGACGATCCTCCGGGACTCGGCGTCCCGCGGGCGAACCGGAGCCTGTCGGCGCGAAAGAGTCGCCGGGGGAAGAAGATGTTCCCGGCGACAGTGTCGCGGCCGGCCCGGCGGAGCCGGTCGCATACCCGGAACCAGCTGACCTCGAACCGGCCACCGGACCCACGCCACCGGACATCCCCGTGGCGACCTGCGTCCCCCGGGAGGAGGTGCCCCCCGGAGCTCCGCTGTCGGAGATTCCATGACCCGGCATCGGACCGCCTGCAGGACCTCCCGTACCACCACGCGCGGCGGGCCGCTTCTGGTGACCGGTCTCGGGCCAGGGGTTCTGGCCGACCTGGCCGACCTGGCCGACCCGCCCGGCCTGGTCGGACGCCTCGGCCTGGCTCAGGTCGAGGGGTTCCAGCAGACGCGGTCCCTCGTTCTCGAAGGGTTCCAGGGGGAGCGGCGAGACCGGGAGCGTGATCTCGGTGGCCTTCTTCCGGCCGCGACGGCCGCGCTTCTCCGCCTTCTCCTCGGCGGCCCGGGTGACGACCGTTGATGCGGCCGGGGTCTGCCCGTATCCGTAACCGTAGCCGTCGTAACCGTTGCCCTTCCCGCGCGGGGCGAAGTTCAGCACCGTGCCGAGCATCTTGGCGCTGACCGACTCCAGCGACTTCAGCGCCCGCACCGTCTCTTCACGGCGACTGCGGCCGTGACGGACCACCAGGATCGCGCCGTCCGCGGCGGTGGAGATGAGGGCCGCGTCGGTGACGGGAAGCAGGGGCGGCGCGTCGATGATCACCACGTCGTAGTGCTCGGCCAGCGTGTCGAGCAGGTGACGCATCTGCTGGGAACCGAGCAGTTCCGAGGGGTTCGGGGGAGTGGGGCCGGACGGCAGCACGGCGAGCAGGTCGCGCTCGTACCCGACCACCACGTCGCGCAGGTCGTGCTGCCCGGCGAGCACGTTGGTGAGCCCGGCCCCGTTGCTGATGCCCAGGTACTTGCCGACGGCGGGCTTGCGCAGGTCACCCTCGACCAGCACCACCCGGGCGCCACTCTGGGCCAGGATCAGGGCGATGTTGCAGGCCGTGGTGGTCTTGCCCTCGTCCGGCAGGGCGGACGTGATGGCGATGACCCGCGGGGGGCTGTCCACATCGGCGAACTGCAGGTTGGTGCGCAGCGTGCGGAAGGCCTCGGCCCGGCCGCCGAACGCGTCGGCGGTGACCAGCGGATGCTTCGGCGCGGAGGCATCGAACGGCACCACCCCGAGCGGCACCGAACCGGTGAGCTGCTCGAGGTCGGAGCTACCCCGCACGGTGGTGTTGAGTTGGTCGCGCAGCACGGCGGCACCGATGCCGAGGCCGAGGCCGAGCAGCAGGCCGAGCGCGATGTTCAGCGGCACCCGCGGCGAGACCGGTGCTGTCGGTGCGACCGGCGGACGGGTGACGGTCAGCATCACCGAGGGTTCCGCGGTCGGCTTGCCGGCCATTTCCAGGTCGCGCACGACGTCTTGCAGCTGGGTGGTCACCGCCCGGCCGATGGCCGCGGCCCGGTCGGGGTCCGGGTCGGACACGCTGATGTCGATCAGCACCGTGTCGAGCTTCGGGCTGGCGTCGATCTTTCCGGCCAGTTCACCGGGGGTGTACGGCAGGCGCAGTTGTTTCACCACCGGCTCGGTGACGGCGCTGCTGGTCACCATGCTCGCGTACGACTTCACCCGTTGCTGGCTGAAGGTACTGCTCTCGGAGAGAGAGCTGAGCGAAGAGTTCTTGCCCGGGTTCTGGGCAGAGACGAACACCTGGGTCTGTGCCTGGTAGATGGGCGTCTGCCGGCTCGTGTACGCGGTGGCGGCGGCCACGCC
The Kineosporia sp. NBRC 101731 genome window above contains:
- a CDS encoding polysaccharide biosynthesis tyrosine autokinase, with the protein product MTLTQYLRVLRQHWLIVLIMAVLGVAAATAYTSRQTPIYQAQTQVFVSAQNPGKNSSLSSLSESSTFSQQRVKSYASMVTSSAVTEPVVKQLRLPYTPGELAGKIDASPKLDTVLIDISVSDPDPDRAAAIGRAVTTQLQDVVRDLEMAGKPTAEPSVMLTVTRPPVAPTAPVSPRVPLNIALGLLLGLGLGIGAAVLRDQLNTTVRGSSDLEQLTGSVPLGVVPFDASAPKHPLVTADAFGGRAEAFRTLRTNLQFADVDSPPRVIAITSALPDEGKTTTACNIALILAQSGARVVLVEGDLRKPAVGKYLGISNGAGLTNVLAGQHDLRDVVVGYERDLLAVLPSGPTPPNPSELLGSQQMRHLLDTLAEHYDVVIIDAPPLLPVTDAALISTAADGAILVVRHGRSRREETVRALKSLESVSAKMLGTVLNFAPRGKGNGYDGYGYGYGQTPAASTVVTRAAEEKAEKRGRRGRKKATEITLPVSPLPLEPFENEGPRLLEPLDLSQAEASDQAGRVGQVGQVGQNPWPETGHQKRPAARGGTGGPAGGPMPGHGISDSGAPGGTSSRGTQVATGMSGGVGPVAGSRSAGSGYATGSAGPAATLSPGTSSSPGDSFAPTGSGSPAGRRVPEDRPAEVPPPSWATADMGWAPSPSDGWAPIADSSASHPPEGPATGSISVFGGLSSTGPLPIVTTPRSDSLTVISRADGVEVSRTVRDAPPDTPRRVDGLEVNRLTVEHHPATEVPQELRLHPLPPDPGPQNTSGPAPETSPSGLRMGTPLSGIPTQGSRPETPDEETGSEHPVEPPGPPPAYTRAWFDGPERPTTPSARPTGDPRANHNLPPDQKLQDAPNHQTGRNPQSAPDSRATWDNRAAHHPPSVHRPASRNLSERPDDAAWAEPSNGYGYLRAGGYIQDTPSGYEHLDGRHHVPGVSDPGGVTRASFMGEPTPPVGDPQDHQQPEADLFQEIPPLTVDLSAPDLDLLEDERELLIPPQSVMPHLPTGVPRHHRSRRSI